A window from Scleropages formosus chromosome 17, fSclFor1.1, whole genome shotgun sequence encodes these proteins:
- the LOC108938066 gene encoding POU domain, class 5, transcription factor 3-like isoform X2, whose translation MSRQPDSPGSDYMNRYYELGKPVCPEDGFGAAQAHFPHGLAEALPEDPTQFGRSPPGTAAPPRAQQQQQHHHHHQQHHHQHHQHHQQFVQFLSVAGDYTYTGPEARSAVAPPRPGYHLSESDYTAWVTGVTGVRAAAHLFSPTFAAPDGGSRERLVMPPAGVKAEDGEQLVSEPELRPPYSPSSPAAGPSTATATSGSGGELCYVHPKARSFWPGYPRHPTVNGSPAATVASSSSESPSPPCERFPGGGGGGGGTPGAPGVPGTSQVRRPRQQHVEQVAASGSAAAAAASARIRSRSGGDTDVEDTVPHEEMRQFARRLKQLRVTMGFTQSDLGIALGNLSGKLFSQTTICRFEAMQLSYRNMCDLKEVLEQWMVAVQMMDDPQDMCRPAEPPKVEVRTRKRRTNLDGASRTTLEHYFVMCPRPSANEITNIAKRLNLQRDVVRIWFCNRRQKGRRENTVVEDRFRMEQMHLEAATPGSSSALEQNDPSRPTIPNNPALYVHPEAQSHPKPKM comes from the exons ATGTCCAGGCAGCCTGACAGCCCTGGTTCGGATTACATGAATCGCTATTATGAACTCGGTAAACCCGTGTGCCCGGAGGATGGATTCGGTGCGGCGCAGGCGCACTTCCCGCACGGCCTGGCGGAGGCCCTGCCCGAGGACCCGACTCAGTTCGGTAGAAGCCCCCCGGGGACGGCCGCTCCGCCGcgtgcacagcagcagcagcagcaccaccaccaccaccagcagcatcatcatcagcatcatcagcacCATCAGCAGTTCGTGCAGTTCTTGTCGGTCGCGGGAGACTACACGTACACCGGGCCGGaagcgcgcagcgccgtggctCCGCCGAGGCCGGGCTACCACCTGTCCGAGTCCGACTACACGGCCTGGGTGACCGGGGTCACAGGGGTCAGGGCGGCCGCGCACCTCTTCAGCCCCACTTTCGCCGCGCCGGACGGCGGCAGCAGGGAGCGGCTCGTGATGCCTCCTGCGGGGGTGAAAGCGGAAGACGGAGAGCAGTTGGTGTCGGAACCCGAGCTTCGCCCTCCGTATTCGCCCTCCTCCCCCGCCGCCGGTCCCTCCACCGCCACCGCCACGTCCGGCTCGGGCGGCGAGCTCTGCTACGTCCACCCCAAGGCCCGCTCCTTCTGGCCCGGGTACCCCCGCCACCCCACGGTCAACGGCAGCCCCGCGGCGACCGTCGCGTCCTCGTCTTCCGAGTCGCCGTCGCCCCCCTGCGAGCGCTTccccggaggaggaggaggaggaggagggacccCCGGAGCGCCCGGAGTGCCTGGCACGTCGCAAGTGCGCCGCCCCCGACAACAACACGTTGAACAGGTCGCCGCCTCCggctccgccgccgccgccgccgcctcggCTCGAATCCGGTCTCGCAGCGGTGGCGACACGGATGTGGAG GATACTGTTCCTCATGAAGAAATGAGGCAGTTTGCCAGACGACTGAAGCAACTGCGGGTCACGATGGGCTTCACGCAGTCGGATTTGGGAATCGCCTTGGGTAACCTCTCAG GGAAACTTTTCAGCCAGACGACAATTTGCCGGTTTGAGGCTATGCAGCTGAGCTATAGGAACATGTGTGACCTGAAGGAGGTGCTGGAGCAGTGGATGGTGGCAGTCCAGATGATGGATGACCCCCAAGAC ATGTGCAGGCCGGCGGAACCACCCAAGGTGGAAGTCCGCACGCGCAAGCGCCGCACTAACCTGGATGGCGCGTCGCGCACCACCCTGGAACACTACTTCGTCATGTGCCCCAGACCCTCTGCGAACGAGATCACGAACATTGCGAAGAGACTGAATCTGCAAAGAGAC GTGGTGCGCATCTGGTTCTGCAACCGCAGGCAGAAGGGGAGGCGCGAGAACACTGTCGTGGAAGACAGGTTCCGCATGGAGCAGATGCACCTGGAGGCTGCCACCCCAGGCTCCTCCTCTGCCTTGGAGCAGAATGACCCCAGTAGGCCGACGATTCCCAACAACCCTGCTCTGTATGTGCACCCAGAAGCTCAGAGCCACCCGAAGCCCAAGATGTAA
- the LOC108938066 gene encoding POU domain, class 5, transcription factor 1-like isoform X1, giving the protein MVISSVGFGTRPSLKRVRLAPRRYRFISPTFGTVHRSAKDSSSRSEWVTFRVIGHWRAHARAPSFRDPVSLPSTFLGSKQRTDGRLVLFALPSCWQPDSPGSDYMNRYYELGKPVCPEDGFGAAQAHFPHGLAEALPEDPTQFGRSPPGTAAPPRAQQQQQHHHHHQQHHHQHHQHHQQFVQFLSVAGDYTYTGPEARSAVAPPRPGYHLSESDYTAWVTGVTGVRAAAHLFSPTFAAPDGGSRERLVMPPAGVKAEDGEQLVSEPELRPPYSPSSPAAGPSTATATSGSGGELCYVHPKARSFWPGYPRHPTVNGSPAATVASSSSESPSPPCERFPGGGGGGGGTPGAPGVPGTSQVRRPRQQHVEQVAASGSAAAAAASARIRSRSGGDTDVEDTVPHEEMRQFARRLKQLRVTMGFTQSDLGIALGNLSGKLFSQTTICRFEAMQLSYRNMCDLKEVLEQWMVAVQMMDDPQDMCRPAEPPKVEVRTRKRRTNLDGASRTTLEHYFVMCPRPSANEITNIAKRLNLQRDVVRIWFCNRRQKGRRENTVVEDRFRMEQMHLEAATPGSSSALEQNDPSRPTIPNNPALYVHPEAQSHPKPKM; this is encoded by the exons ATGGTAATTTCGAGTGTCGGGTTCGGGACACGCCCGTCCTTAAAGAGGGTACGTTTGGCACCGAGGCGATATCGATTCATCAGCCCCACTTTTGGGACAGTCCATCGATCGGCGAAGGACTCCTCCTCGCGCTCCGAATGGGTCACGTTTAGGGTCATTGGTCATtggcgcgcacacgcgcgcgctccCTCCTTTCGCGACCCCGTCAGCTTGCCGTCAACTTTCCTTGGGTCAAAACAGAGGACGGACGGTCGCCtagttttatttgctttgccaTCATGTTG GCAGCCTGACAGCCCTGGTTCGGATTACATGAATCGCTATTATGAACTCGGTAAACCCGTGTGCCCGGAGGATGGATTCGGTGCGGCGCAGGCGCACTTCCCGCACGGCCTGGCGGAGGCCCTGCCCGAGGACCCGACTCAGTTCGGTAGAAGCCCCCCGGGGACGGCCGCTCCGCCGcgtgcacagcagcagcagcagcaccaccaccaccaccagcagcatcatcatcagcatcatcagcacCATCAGCAGTTCGTGCAGTTCTTGTCGGTCGCGGGAGACTACACGTACACCGGGCCGGaagcgcgcagcgccgtggctCCGCCGAGGCCGGGCTACCACCTGTCCGAGTCCGACTACACGGCCTGGGTGACCGGGGTCACAGGGGTCAGGGCGGCCGCGCACCTCTTCAGCCCCACTTTCGCCGCGCCGGACGGCGGCAGCAGGGAGCGGCTCGTGATGCCTCCTGCGGGGGTGAAAGCGGAAGACGGAGAGCAGTTGGTGTCGGAACCCGAGCTTCGCCCTCCGTATTCGCCCTCCTCCCCCGCCGCCGGTCCCTCCACCGCCACCGCCACGTCCGGCTCGGGCGGCGAGCTCTGCTACGTCCACCCCAAGGCCCGCTCCTTCTGGCCCGGGTACCCCCGCCACCCCACGGTCAACGGCAGCCCCGCGGCGACCGTCGCGTCCTCGTCTTCCGAGTCGCCGTCGCCCCCCTGCGAGCGCTTccccggaggaggaggaggaggaggagggacccCCGGAGCGCCCGGAGTGCCTGGCACGTCGCAAGTGCGCCGCCCCCGACAACAACACGTTGAACAGGTCGCCGCCTCCggctccgccgccgccgccgccgcctcggCTCGAATCCGGTCTCGCAGCGGTGGCGACACGGATGTGGAG GATACTGTTCCTCATGAAGAAATGAGGCAGTTTGCCAGACGACTGAAGCAACTGCGGGTCACGATGGGCTTCACGCAGTCGGATTTGGGAATCGCCTTGGGTAACCTCTCAG GGAAACTTTTCAGCCAGACGACAATTTGCCGGTTTGAGGCTATGCAGCTGAGCTATAGGAACATGTGTGACCTGAAGGAGGTGCTGGAGCAGTGGATGGTGGCAGTCCAGATGATGGATGACCCCCAAGAC ATGTGCAGGCCGGCGGAACCACCCAAGGTGGAAGTCCGCACGCGCAAGCGCCGCACTAACCTGGATGGCGCGTCGCGCACCACCCTGGAACACTACTTCGTCATGTGCCCCAGACCCTCTGCGAACGAGATCACGAACATTGCGAAGAGACTGAATCTGCAAAGAGAC GTGGTGCGCATCTGGTTCTGCAACCGCAGGCAGAAGGGGAGGCGCGAGAACACTGTCGTGGAAGACAGGTTCCGCATGGAGCAGATGCACCTGGAGGCTGCCACCCCAGGCTCCTCCTCTGCCTTGGAGCAGAATGACCCCAGTAGGCCGACGATTCCCAACAACCCTGCTCTGTATGTGCACCCAGAAGCTCAGAGCCACCCGAAGCCCAAGATGTAA